GAGTCAGCTGAAAGATCGCCAGCCTCCTCTCCATGAGGGGGAGAACCCTCTGCCGGTTGAAGTTGGCAATGATAGCGGCCGCGGTCAGCCCCCTGCGCGCCAGGCGCTTCAGCGCCTCGGTGAACACCTCGAGCTTGGCATGGTGCTCGGGAGGTGACACCCCGTACCCCCACGCATCCAGCTTGTCCGTCAGGACCTTGCTGGAGTACGCCGGGAGCCGCCCGTCGTCGTTACGCAGATAGAACCACGCTTTGCTCCAGTCGCGGTTGCTCGACGTCATCTTCCTGGGGATGTATAAATCTCTCCTATTCTCCCGCACGTGCAGCATGAGGCCACCGGCGCGGACGGCCCTCAACGGCCCTTGATGGACGTGCTCGGTGTAGAGCTCGCCCCGGAACAGGTGCCACCACAGGTCCCAGTGCGCCTCCACCCCCAAAtagccctcgcagacggcgacgaagaccgctgCCTGCGAGATGGCATTGGGGGAGAAGTTGTGTAGCTCCACCTTGTAGTGATGGCAGAGCGCACGCACGAACCGCCCGGTAGGGACGCCGAACCCCCGCTCGTGCAGCCGTGCCAAGCTGACGACGTAGCCgctcgggggcttcggctccctctccgcctgtgtcggggCAATCCACGCCGGGCGCGCCGAGTCGGAGTTTGGCGGCAGGAACGCCGCATTGGCAGTGGACCTGCCCCATGGCCCCGGATCCGCCAGCTGCGCCATTGCTTCAACGAAAGGAGGACGGGGGAAGGGGCTCGAACAAAGGGCAAGGTGCGCTcgcttttctatttcttctctCGCCTCTTCGCTCTGAGCTCTGATGCAGGGCGACGGCaatggaggtggaggaggcaaaGGCAAAAGGCAGGTAAGCCGAacggatccccccccccccccgcacacACTTCTCCTTTTATCGCTGCGCCGGGCGGATTCTCCGCAGCGACCCCGAATCTagcgcattaaatgcggtagatttcgcaGTCACTGACAGCTAGGCCCACGCCTGTGGAACCCCCGCGCGCACACGCCGTAATATCACGGTGCAGGAACCAACGCGGTACAGGGGCACTGTAGCACCATCACGTCAAACGGCCATCGCCCACGCTGCTCTGTCTCcccgaggctgccgcctgaaaaggcgcgcccgcaccgcacgtGCCGGGACACGTCACATATGACCGGCGGACGACCCGCGCACGACCCACGACTCCGTGCCGTATGCGGActgtgacggaatattccctccAGGGGCTCCTTATCAGCAAAGGAACattattccgaggccttactgattagGGGTTCAAAGACTGGCCCGCCGAGAGTTCGACAGAcaccccagatcaccagatTCAGGGACAGCTTGGACGTGCcctacaagctaccctcgaatgcaGAGTTTGAGacgtcctacgcagtgttcaaggccagccgagggtgcctagcaagggggatcccatcgagggagagcatcaagccctcggaccctatctaatgggtccgagccccgcctagcgaatcTTTGCGAGCTCTTTATGTGatgtgtctatggaccacgagtcgagccttatcgaacggggcacggacgtccacttgaactacccgctaacagctcaccgaagcatccatagctcgcggcccgggcatgggtagcatggcttgcttcacccctcctccttgtggaagggcgacgagggttgTAACACTAAACCGATGGttcccctgaatgccttcacacgggccagggctcgggggctcctcgcacgacACGGCCAAGGCCGTATCCTCAAATAAATCGGCTATCGCCTGATTGTGAAATCCACGTTTCAAACAAACCCCCTCGCGTGATCAGTGAGCCGTCTGAAAAGGGCAAGGGGCCACCTTATCAGCACTAAAGAATGCCGAGGCTGGCTGAAAggaatgccgaggccggctgaaaggaaaGATGAGCGGCTGCCTCACCCGATCGACCATGCAAGCgtgacgtttatagcccttggatgaGTGCTAGCACTTCTCctaggcctcgggggctacacctgcGGGTGCACTGACGCACCCCCATGGAGGAAATTTCACATATTCGAGGAACAAAATCCCAACAATTGGCATCCGAGTCACCGCTTTGAGGGGTTAAGCCTCTGCAGGGCTGCTAACCATCCCTACAaagactcgggggctactgtcgggtaccacaatcaggggcaccctaacctagGGACTAAATCGCCCTCAAAAGCACAAAACACAATTAGGCAATCGGGCCCACAGTGCTAGCCACCTCATCGGGCTCTACAGTCATGACGAACCAAGGCAAACTGTCTTCCTCCGATTCGAAGGGGAaaaaggactactcgacggcgATCCTGGAGAGGAAGAAGTCGCCGAAGCCACCAATGATGACAACTCCATCGTTGCTCTACACCCAGACATCCTGGAGCTCCTCCAGCTCTCCCACAGCATCCAGATCCTCTCCAGGTCCCAAAGAAGCCAAATCCGCGCTCGGCCCACGGTCCGACTCAACGATGCGGCCCATCCGAGGCCCCCTCGAACCTATGGAgcgacctccgcctcgctcgaggcctccccgccgaggcctCAAGCAGCGCGCCCCAtgttcgcctcgctcgagggtaggagACCTACCCTTGGAAAGCAGGCCaactccgcctcgttcgagaccCCCTCGACCAAGCCCTCCGTGGGGCCTCGGCTCAGGGGGaaactctgcctcgctcgaggccaccctcgACAGATAGAACAAGCAACCCATCTGCTCACCCACCCGACTGacagaggcattaaatgccaaccactccaccacGGTGCGCGGAGTCAGCCGGCTTCAGGCCGCCACACCGCACAGCGGgagtgaccggagtcccgtccaccAACTCCGGCCACTGTGCCGCTATTCCCGGCGCTGTTCTGaccctgtgggaacctgcgacgcgctGTGCAGACACGCCTAGCACTACTcccgccactgtgctgccaactccccgtacTTTCTCCTCTGCAGGATCCTCGACAAGCATGGTACAACCCTCGTATGATGTACGGACCTTGACCAGCGCAAGACCAACGTCAACAGAACCCTCGGCGCTCCGCCAAGTCGGGCGCGGAGGACGGTACTTTCAACAGCAACCGACACGCCGCCCACAGGAGTCGCAGGATGCCGGCGTGATCCCCGCATGGCTAAAGAGGCTTCCAAGGACGACATtcacgcccggcgccatactCTCCAGTGCCCCGGCAACATCAACAGCACACTGCTCTCCTCCGATTCGGGGAAGGACGAAGACTTCAGTGCTCACCCCGTAcatgtactccgcccctccttgtgtctataaaaggaggaggcgggctccttCATCTGGCATCGTTCATCCACGCACACAACTTGCAGAGCACACTCGCTCACTCTCcctgatattggcactcgcctcaatcatctcgcatctagcagagacttgggagcttctctccctctctcgcctcgcttgtatcctcctactacaggcactccggtgcaagataatacagtgcactcgcacactctgctggacgtacggccccgtggatcggaaccaggataaactcttgtgttactgtgttacctcttgcatcaaccatctaggattAGGGAAACGCAGCATCATTACTAGTTAGTGCCAGGCCGCGAGGTCTGGACACCGACAGTAGTCAATACAACATTTTTATGGTGACTTATTTAAGTGAACTGAGATGCGCTTAATTTTGTAGGTATTGTAGAGTTCATACAAAATCTATTGGTAATTCTCATGGTTATATGGTATTCCCATCATTCTTGACTCCGGAAACAAAGAAGGTGTATATTTGCTCAAGTAATATTAATCTCACTATTCTTTTAGTTAACTATGTATGTGGGTGTGTGATATAGATCTCAATTATTTTCTGAAACGTAACATTCATAAATTGGACTCGTGCAAATCTTTTCTTCAGAGAAACATTTTTTTGTCTTCAGTGGAACATTTCTTTTCTTGAGGATgccatttttttttacttgaaaGCAACTTTTTCTTTGGAACATTCACAAACTCGGTTGACGGCCACTTGGTATCGAGTAAATCGTATACACAAAGGGCGAAATGCCTATTTGGAAAATTTCATTGTCAGATTATTCAAGCAATTTCTTCATGAATAGTTTATGAAGTTTAGAGAACGTTTTTAATTTTAAGCTAGCGCTGCCATCACTTATATGGACTTGCAGAGGTTAGCACAGAAGTTTGCGGTGTGGTTCAGCCGCTGCTTGATGTCGTAGTTGCTACATGGCCATCTGTGGTTATGAAACGTCATCAAGACTTGGCCCATTCGAGAAAATGAAACAAAAATGAGGAAAGCTCACAAAGGAGAAGGAAAACAACACCCGGTAAACCAATAGGCCAGGAAACAAAAACGACTGGTGTGTGCGTGCGCACGCGTGTTTCCAATGTCGAATTTCAAGTGATCACAAGTGTTTAGAAAAATTAATTAGAATGCGTGTTTTTTTACCTCAGTAGAATTGTAATATTTTTACAATATGTAAGACCTTATAGCATATCTGCACTATATGTAATATAGTTCTGTCAAACTTTGAACTTTATGTGTTAGAGATTTACAAACTTATCAAGCCCTATCAGTATATCTGTATTGCACCTTTGGCAGTTTTTTTACTCACGCACTAAATTGTTTTACGTTTTTCTACTGATccatagaattatgaaagtttGAATTACGGAATGGGCGCACCAAAGGATGAAATCATGAAAGGTCACTGCATCTATGCTTAAGCCATCTATAGCTCACCGAGAAGACCCTAATAATATACAATACTGATGTAGACTGCTTAAAAGGGAAACAACTCTAAAATGACCACATCTCGATGATTCTAGGGACATAAATAATGCTTTAAGAAAATTATAGTATGGAGTTGCCATAAAATTAAAAGATAAATTTCTTGTATTGTCGTGTTTCTAACTATTTTCTGTATTAGACCAAGCTTTCAAACTGATATCAATTCTACTGGTACAATGTACACAAAATGCTTGTAGTTAGTAAGTTACCACTCTTTCTTAATTTATATTTCCCTATTTGTACTACAATTATTCTAATAAATAATACTTAAGTTTTTCTCACACCAAGTTGTAATATATAAAGAAAATTTTCCAAAGGGTTCGCTGTTGCGCGTACACACAAGCATACATACTATGCGGCGTCCTTCAACATGGTTTTACCAAATTTTACAGCAACCAGTAATATAAAACATATTTAGAACCCTCTTACATCTTTTCGTATGTTCTTATTCCATTAAGATCATCCATCCAGTAATCCTAGAGGTGAAAAACAAGATCCGGGTAATCTGTGTGAACACGTTGGGACGAAATTCAACAAGGATTTCTGACAAGGCCGTGGATCATAAATAACGCTTGAGGAAAATGTTAGTATAAAATTAATATACACTTGAAGATAAAATTCTTATGTGTTTATAACTATTTCTGTATTAGACAAAGCTTTCACATTGGATCAATAATGTACACAAAATGCAGGTAATAGGTTCTCCTCTTGCTTTGTTTAGTTTACCATTACACACACAAGCATACATACTATGTGTTGTCCTTCAACGTGGTTTTACCAAATTTGACAGCAACCACGTTCTCATTAAATCAAGTGCAATGTACGCGTCAAAGTAAGACATATATACTCCCCCTCCCTTAACAACACTTCACACAACCCATCAAACAAACAACAATAACCATTTCCTCCGGTCCtacattcacccccccccccaagaacTTCAGTAGCTCTCTTGTTCCCAATGGAGGAGCAGACAGTAGTCCTCATCGTGGGTGCAGGACCAGCAGGCCTCGCAACAGCGGCATGCCTTACCCAACTTAGTATCCCTTATGTCATCGTTGAGCGTGAGGATTGTAGTGCATCCCTATGGCGCAACCGTGCTTATGACCGCCTAAAGTTACACCTTGCAAAGGAGTTTTGTGAGTTGCCCCACATGTCATACCCGGCAGATGCCCCAACCTACATCCCAAAGGATCAATTTGTGAAGTACCTAGACAACTACATTGAGTGTTTCAACATCCAGCCAAAGTATCATACTGCCATTGAGTCATGCTCATATGACAAAGTTAGAAAATGTTGGTTTGGCATGGCGCGTGACATGACAACATCAGTGACGGTCAGGTACATGGCTAGGTTTCTTGTTGTTGCAAGTGGTGAGAATAGTGCAGCGAACATTCCTATGATCCCTGGGCTGCATGAATTTGCTGGAGAGGCTATTCACTCATCAAGGTACAAATCAGGCGCCCCCTACTCAGGGAAGAATGTACTTGTGGTTGGGTGTGGCAACTCTGGAATGGAAATCGCTTACGACCTTGCATCACATGGTGCTGATACATCCATTGTTGTTCGTAGCCCGGTATGTGTGCTATTTCTTTTGCATTTAAAGGAACATATGCAATATTAGTTTAGTTGTGTGATAAAGTTCTTAATTTGAGGTAAAGAGAGCATTCAATATGAGAGTTTGAACTAGTCATAattttacaaaggaaaatgATCTATACCGtaatatttcaaaaatgtgGTATGACACTTTCATATAGGCTAATGTTTCATACACATTCATGTTGGTGTGCTCTtacaaaatatatatatttgtctGACACGTTATGTGCATGCAGGTACACATAATGACAAAAGAGATAATTCGGTTGGGCATGACATTGGTCCAACATATACCATTAAATGTTGTGGATGATCTTCTTGTGAGGATGTCAAGTTTTGTGTTTGGAGACTTGTCAAAGCATGGCATTGTGAGACCAAAATTAGGTCCTCTCCTCCTCAAGGCAAAAACTGGTCGATCTGCTGTGATTGATGTTGGGACAGTTGGTTTAATTAAGGATGGCGCTATCAAAGTGAGCATATTTCCTCTTATGAAAACATTTATATAGTAAATTTTCTTGATCAACTTATTCAAGTTTGTTTATCTCTTCAGGTGCTtggaaatattttcaaaattaaggGCAACATAGTTCAATTTGAAGGTGGGAAGGAAAATGCTTTCGATGCCATTGTGTTTGCAACTGGATATAAAAGCACAGCCAATAAATGGCTCAAGGTACATAGCAACATTAATGTTTGGTCTACcatgcaacaaaattatttaCATAACAATTGGGTAATTTGCGTTTTAACAAATGTATATATTTTGTTGTAATTGGTGATTTCAGAATGGTGAAAGCATGCTGAATAATGATGGATTACCTAAACAAGAATTCCCAAATCATTGGAAGGGTGAAAATGGACTCTATTGTGCTGGTTTGGCAAAAAGAGGACTAGCCGGTATTGCCATGGATGCCAAGAATATTGCCAATGACATCTTGTCTAGCTACCATTCATATACATGATATCTAGACGTAATAGACACATTTAACTGTATTGTTGAAAGCATTGATGCTATCTTCTAGCCATATTGTTAGGTGTATATATGCTACCGATCAAGttttttttctatatattatGTATAAAATGTTACCATGAGCACTCTATGTAATATTGTGGGTTCTATCCAGCCGTTTACTCATTGATATGGTTGTTGTTGTATAATTTTAGATTTATCCTAAGTATGTATGTTGTGATGCTAAATGTTCATATTTGGTGAAACGATTGGCCTGATCCACTGATGTCATCATTTTGTGCAAATTGTACGGATTATCAAATTTTTTGCAAACATCCCAAGGTTGTTTTTGCTAATAATTCCCTAAATTGGGTTGCTCAGgattaaaaaaattacatataTGACCTACTTAATCAGATGGTGCCTTCATCGCAACCATCCTTTCGCAAAAAGCCCACAGACAATTGAAGCTATGATCATGGAGACAAGGCGCGAGCACGTGCCATGCCAACTGGCGGTGAGAGAGTCAATGGGGCTGGCGCAGTACGCGTTCGCAATTACCAATAGACACTCTACATTCACGGTGCTGCTTCACCTAAAGAGAAAGATGGTCATTTTTTGTTCAGTTGGTTTATGATGGTCTCTAGTTTGTGGAGCTCTGAACCTGCAAACAATCCTGTCTGATGACACTGCATTCTACGATCCTTCGACCACTTTCGTCCAGCACTCAAGTTTCAGGTTTTCAACAGGTatcactactacacaaaacttttCTAAGGCAGGCATAATCGATTAACTGAGGTGGTTTTAgcaaccgcctcagttaatcaaataaaaaacaaaaaaagaaaaacccgTGATGAGCCGGCTGAGGCCATCACGAGCCCGCCAAGCCCATCTGAGCGTCACTTGATGCCGCAcgtccgccggccgccaccgcccaccgccccAAGCCGGCAGGCCCGGCCACCGCCCCGACGGCGGCGATGCGGTCCGTGCCGACCGCCGCTCCCCCATCGTGGGGCCACCAGCCTTGATCCCCCGAGGCTCGATCCATGGATGTCGGGGCCCAGCAGCTCACCCCACCGGAGGCCCACTGGCCGCCCAAGCTCCGACTCTTGCCGCCCCCAGCGGAGCTGCTAccgccgcctgctgccgctgcccagagcccgccgccgcgccatgggagagacagagggagggaaggagaggggggAGCGTGAGGGTTGGGGCACTGCCATGGGAGAGACGGAGAGAGATtgggagagagatagagagagatagTGAGGAAGAAAAAACCCTAACCCAAGTATATATACTTGGAGGTATCTACCGGGCCGGGTTGGGCTTTTCCAAGTCTGCTTGGGCTTGGCTTTTTAACTAGGCAAAATTAGCTCCAGGACACTCAAAAAAGATGGCATTTGCCACAACACACTAAAAAAAGTGTCTTTGCTCAAACACACTAAACTTTCTTGTCAATTAGGCGCTGGACACTACATCTATTAATATAATCGTTTTTAATAGAAAGGTCAACGAAAAGATGAAATTGCCCTTGCCTATTCCATCCTTCCCCATCCCTTCTCCCTGTGCGAAACAGATCGCACTCCTGCGCCGCTCTCCTCCAAGTGTCATGCGCTGCTCCTCCCTGTGCTGTGCGCCGCTTCCGGCCGGTCGTCCGTGGCCACGTGAGCCTCTGGAACCGCGCCCTCAGCCGGCTTTGGAGCAACTCAAAGGGAAGTGGGATGGTAGTTTTGTGTGTATTTTCAGTTTCAAGGCAGAGGTGGAGAAGACCAATCCTGGCAGTTTGGTAGACATTGAATATGAGAAAGTTGGGAAGAAGATGAGGTTCACAAGAATGTTTGTTGCATTGAAGTCTTGTGTGGATGGATTTCTAAATGGATGCAAGCCTTTCCTTGGTGTGGACTCCACTCATTTGACAGGGAAATGGAAGGGTCAACTTGCATCTGCTACTGGTATTGATGGGCACAATTGGATGTTTCCAGTCTGTCATGGTGTGTTTGGATCAGAGACAAGTGACAATTGGGAATGGTTTTTTAGCAGACTTCATCAAGCTATTGGATCACCTCCAGGCTTAGTGATCTCAACTGATGCAAGAAAAGAAATTGATTCAGTTGTTACTAAAGTCTTCAAAAATGGGGTTGAGCATAGAGAGTGCATGAGACACTTAGTTGCAAACTTCCAAAAGCGATTTTGGGGTGAAGTCTTTGAGAAGCACTTGTGGCCAGCCTGTAGAGCTTATcaaaggcacaggtttgaagaGCACTACAATCTAATGTATGAAGCATGTCCTGAAGCCATGAAATGGATACATAATACTCATAAGCACCTTTGGACACGACACTTGTTTGCTGAAGGAAGCAAGTGTGACTATGTCACAAATAACATTGCTGAAACATTCAACAGTTGGGTTAGATAGGATCTTTTGGATAGGATAAGACAGATGGAAATGGACAAAATGTTCTTGAGaagaaaaatttcaagaaagcTTGAAGGCAGGATCCTACCTAACGTCATGAAGAAACTCAATAAAAGAAGCAGGGGGCTCAAATTTGTGTGGAGGTA
The genomic region above belongs to Panicum virgatum strain AP13 chromosome 8N, P.virgatum_v5, whole genome shotgun sequence and contains:
- the LOC120685148 gene encoding probable indole-3-pyruvate monooxygenase YUCCA10, with protein sequence MEEQTVVLIVGAGPAGLATAACLTQLSIPYVIVEREDCSASLWRNRAYDRLKLHLAKEFCELPHMSYPADAPTYIPKDQFVKYLDNYIECFNIQPKYHTAIESCSYDKVRKCWFGMARDMTTSVTVRYMARFLVVASGENSAANIPMIPGLHEFAGEAIHSSRYKSGAPYSGKNVLVVGCGNSGMEIAYDLASHGADTSIVVRSPVHIMTKEIIRLGMTLVQHIPLNVVDDLLVRMSSFVFGDLSKHGIVRPKLGPLLLKAKTGRSAVIDVGTVGLIKDGAIKVLGNIFKIKGNIVQFEGGKENAFDAIVFATGYKSTANKWLKNGESMLNNDGLPKQEFPNHWKGENGLYCAGLAKRGLAGIAMDAKNIANDILSSYHSYT